The window CTCTTGTAGAAGGTCACTGGCAGATTCCACATTATCTTGCAAGAGAAACCCATTGATCAAGACATTGTAAAATTTCACATCATAATTGTATCCCCTAGCTGCAagattctggaaaatttccagagtGAAGTCCATTAATCCACTCTTACAAAGACCGCTAAAGAGTGAGGTATAGGTCACTAGGGATGGATTTACATTGTCAGCAGCCATTTCTTCAATCAAATTTAGACCTTTTTCGATTTGCCCTTTCTTACAGAATGCATCAATCAGAATGCTGTAGCTATAAACATCTGGAGATATTCCGTGGCTCCTCATATCTTCCAAAAGAGTCAAAGCAGCATCAACCATCTCACCTTGTCGGCAAAGCCCATGAATGATGGCATTATAACAATAACTGTTGAGAGGCAGGTTCCTAGTTCTAAGATTCTGGATAAATTCCAAAGCAAATTCAACACTAAGTCTACAAAGACCATAAATATATGCACCATAGGTTACAACAGTTGGTTTTAACCCATTCTTTTCTATTTCCTCCAAAATGTCAGTTGCTTGCAAAATATCTATATCCTGCTTCTTACAATAATAATTTATCATAATAGTGTATGTGTATACATTAGGTGAAGGCCCAGAATCCTTCAAAACTTCAAACAAAGTTCTGATGAACTCAAATTGATCGTCTTCCAGAAAACACTTGAGCAAAAAATTGCATGAACGAATGTTCAAGTCAAGACCAAGTTCCTTAGCCAGAAAAAATGCATTTAATGCATTCTCAAGCATCTTATTCTCCGCAAGAACTTTTAGAAGTGTATTGACTACAACTGCCAACGACTTTGCCAAGACCTCTATTCTTGTTAAACAGTATACTCTCGTATGTACATTATGCGGCAAATCCAACAAATATGAGAGCAAGTCCAAAACATCCAAATTAACCTCCTTCTGATAAGAAATGATATCTCTAAGCAAGAGATGCACTTCCATCTGCAAGCCCGCCGATGCAAATGCATGAATAATGATTTTGAAGGCATGAATCGAATGAGAAAATCCATAGCATTTAACCGCTTTAATGAAAGTTGTCTCCGTTGTAATTTCCCAATTCAATGTCTTGAATACAGTTACAGCAACTGGATATAACCCATTCATTTTTGAACTAATAGGTTCACTTTTATCTTTGCAAGTGACATGACTATAATCAACCCTTTGTTCTTCCAACAGCAATGCAGGGATAGCAGAATAGTGCGAATCAAAAATGGATTTCTTAGTAAATGAATTTGCAAGTAAAGCTGATTTCAAAACATACTTTGCCCAATAAGAATAAAACCGATTGATACCCAGATAGCGACTCTGCAAGTAAAATAAAAATGGCATGATACCAAAGACTACGCCGCCAATGAAGTTTCAACAAGCCAATGCCTCTTTAGCCTGAGCAAAGACATGTTTGCAAAGTGAAAATAGTAATGAGATCAATTAAAAAAATGCAATTGCGCAATTGATATCAATTACCATGAAAAATAATCAGGAAAGCATAAAGAACCTTAATTTTCGACAGAGTTTGGACTTGCAGAAGATGAGCACAGTTTGATTCATTCAAAACCATGATAGAATTCGGAGAAGTTAGGGAACGGGAACTGTTTGTTGGTGGGCTAGAAATCACTTCCCGTCTTGTTGATATTAGCATGTAAAATTGGACGAAAATAGATAGATGAATGTGTTGATTAAATCATTACAGACCAGTTAGAAGATGACGAAGAAGGAAGCACCAACGAATAAGAGAAGAGACTGAGGCGGCAGCGTTTGAGAAAACACtggaaaattgaaaaaaccATCTCAGTTTACATAACTGCGCCGTTGTGAACCAAATTAGgggttcattttttttaaaactaataGATTAGAAAAAGGATCTTTAAAAAAAGTGATTTACTAGGTATAGCCACAATTTCCTACCTCTAACCTCGGGAAttgaccgaactaccctttgcccaaaaatcgaaaaaaaccaaaacctctcaaataccctatacactcttcgatcaaatccggactcgTTTGTGAACCAAATCATGGATCGTGAAAGAGGCCgtaaaagggaaagagaaaatggtaagatttacggttttattttgttgatttcgGCTTCGTTTTGAGATCTGTACCCTAATTCAAAAaatcgccggaatcgcagtcgggcgtatgaacatcacgtccgacTAGTGGTTCCGGCGTAAGagaatcacgcccgaccagtggtgcgggcgtgatagccacatacccgcaccactggtcgggcgtgatgctcGAACACCCgcaccacaggtcgggcgtgatgcgcTTACGCCCCGACCAGTGGTCTGGGCGTGATTTGCATACGcccaaagtttttttttaaaaaaaaatttacattatttacaattttattaatttagtgtaattttataattttagtataactttagtataattttagcataattttataaccttagtataatttagtataattttagtataattacaattatttgcaattttattaatttagtgtaattttataattttagtataattttagcataattttataactttagtataatttagtataattttataattttagtataattacaattatttacaattttattaatttagtataattttataattttataactttagtataatttacattatttacaattttattaatttagtgtaatttataatttatatgttaccaTTTTATAACtagatgtaattttttttgtagacggagcggcctactaggggtgggaaatccatcccgtcatctgctcgtcgtctagatatggacgacgaggatgatacaccacgccatacgagattgcgtggtattgatatattcggtcgtaggcggagaggggctgcgacggaccAGTTGAGGAGGGGACCGATTatagagacatcgtcgagccgtatatgcccgatcgagcgatgcgacaggtcggatatactcagcctatcccagttgagcgtattagacctgataaagcagtacgaccatggagatCTTTATCGTATAAGCTCACGCATTCCActgtcacagttgaggatacctggcggagatttctatcggctcggggcattgatcggaggagatgccgaccagttggatacgatctcACTACatgtgatcctgcttatatggactggtatatgcgatattcgcatcctcatctccttcatgcaccacaggctggaccggtacagcatg is drawn from Euphorbia lathyris chromosome 9, ddEupLath1.1, whole genome shotgun sequence and contains these coding sequences:
- the LOC136205993 gene encoding pentatricopeptide repeat-containing protein At1g63400-like, whose translation is MPFLFYLQSRYLGINRFYSYWAKYVLKSALLANSFTKKSIFDSHYSAIPALLLEEQRVDYSHVTCKDKSEPISSKMNGLYPVAVTVFKTLNWEITTETTFIKAVKCYGFSHSIHAFKIIIHAFASAGLQMEVHLLLRDIISYQKEVNLDVLDLLSYLLDLPHNVHTRVYCLTRIEVLAKSLAVVVNTLLKVLAENKMLENALNAFFLAKELGLDLNIRSCNFLLKCFLEDDQFEFIRTLFEVLKDSGPSPNVYTYTIMINYYCKKQDIDILQATDILEEIEKNGLKPTVVTYGAYIYGLCRLSVEFALEFIQNLRTRNLPLNSYCYNAIIHGLCRQGEMVDAALTLLEDMRSHGISPDVYSYSILIDAFCKKGQIEKGLNLIEEMAADNVNPSLVTYTSLFSGLCKSGLMDFTLEIFQNLAARGYNYDVKFYNVLINGFLLQDNVESASDLLQEMGRYNVDPNTFSFNKVIHGFCKRGLLEKALEVFSTMLQTGVPPTVFACNVIIDAFCRDRQYGEALKLMNKMQDLGVAPNSYTYISFIKWLCKEHQSQKACEVLPIMLKNNVFPSVAHYNTLIDGFAKQSYPSKALLWYTRMIKVGLSPDTYTYTILINIFAKNCKLHEAYALLMEMTKKDLVPDAITYTSIIAGFCRVGDMKKAWALYVEMSRLGHLPNVVTYTCLIDGFCKLNRMDMANLLMDKMKKNNVTPDVVTYTALISGYQGSGYFDKARDLFDEMKENGILPDYTAYATLGLRPVVVTEDQMMERMI